A single genomic interval of Malania oleifera isolate guangnan ecotype guangnan chromosome 13, ASM2987363v1, whole genome shotgun sequence harbors:
- the LOC131146653 gene encoding uncharacterized protein LOC131146653, translating into MAEVSYLHLHEEDADLDQPEDIVTLESLPYWAHDLNSFDIPEIAPSDHSLHTQIAVDASDFYEFESSVQFRGVDDVSEPDSITTVDLFDRENQVSFVMDLFQQRVEQSRVMVESDLSLETVNDPSFDGNVEIGCNRFELDVGLGLGLGLGVVERHELEDENCGFMVADCGDDFFVRRRVSRSEAGESSTVSRRESHAAGVRIHGFGSDSDEDDDENGAVGIGLHSEDESDNDYDLDRVHGDDSSLPLCWDSLQLEDQRENNEDFEWEEVDGRVDEREVLSMVIDADDDGSVSISPAVASEQELRVERVGGLGNLGWEVLLTADNLDRNPETEPYLGDHDDYIYTAEYEMLFGQFAENENGFMGGRPPASKSAVENLVSLVMREEDVGKSNAVCAVCKEEMNVGEKASELPCSHRYHGECIVPWLGIRNTCPVCRYELPTDDPEYERRRITQRAAHRP; encoded by the coding sequence ATGGCGGAGGTTTCGTATCTTCATCTCCACGAAGAAGACGCAGATCTAGACCAACCTGAAGACATCGTCACCCTCGAATCCCTTCCATACTGGGCCCACGACCTCAACTCTTTTGACATCCCGGAGATCGCACCCTCCGATCACTCCCTCCACACCCAGATCGCCGTTGATGCTTCTGATTTCTACGAATTCGAATCTTCGGTTCAGTTTCGAGGCGTCGATGATGTTTCGGAGCCCGATTCGATCACTACCGTCGACCTCTTCGACCGCGAGAACCAGGTGAGCTTCGTCATGGATCTGTTTCAGCAACGCGTTGAACAGTCGCGCGTCATGGTTGAGAGCGATCTAAGCTTGGAAACTGTCAATGATCCGAGTTTTGATGGGAATGTTGAAATTGGTTGTAATCGTTTTGAGCTAGatgtagggttagggttagggttagggctCGGCGTTGTGGAGAGACATGAGTTAGAGGATGAGAATTGCGGTTTTATGGTGGCGGATTGCGGGGATGACTTTTTTGTACGAAGAAGGGTTTCTAGGTCTGAAGCTGGTGAATCGTCGACTGTATCTAGGCGCGAATCGCATGCTGCGGGCGTGCGGATTCATGGGTTTGGATCCGACTCCGACGAGGATGACGATGAAAATGGTGCTGTGGGGATTGGATTGCACTCGGAGGACGAGAGCGATAACGATTACGATTTGGATCGTGTACACGGTGACGATTCGAGTCTCCCTCTGTGTTGGGATTCTCTCCAACTGGAAGATCAGAGGGAGAATAATGAAGATTTTGAGTGGGAGGAGGTCGACGGTAGGGTTGATGAGAGAGAAGTATTGAGCATGGTAATCGATGCCGACGACGATGGGTCTGTTTCCATTTCACCCGCAGTTGCTTCTGAGCAAGAGCTGAGAGTTGAGAGGGTTGGGGGATTGGGGAATTTAGGGTGGGAAGTTTTGTTGACAGCCGATAATTTGGACAGGAACCCAGAAACAGAACCATATTTGGGGGATCACGATGACTACATTTACACAGCGGAGTACGAAATGCTGTTTGGGCAATTCGCAGAGAATGAAAATGGCTTCATGGGGGGTCGGCCGCCGGCGTCGAAATCCGCGGTTGAGAATCTTGTTTCTCTGGTAATGAGGGAAGAAGATGTTGGGAAGAGCAATGCGGTGTGTGCAGTTTGCAAGGAAGAGATGAATGTGGGCGAGAAAGCGAGCGAGCTGCCATGCTCGCATCGCTACCACGGTGAGTGCATCGTGCCATGGCTGGGAATTCGGAACACCTGTCCTGTATGCCGGTATGAGTTGCCGACGGATGATCCTGAGTATGAGCGGAGGAGGATCACCCAAAGAGCTGCTCATCGCCCGTGA